A genomic window from Peromyscus maniculatus bairdii isolate BWxNUB_F1_BW_parent chromosome 1, HU_Pman_BW_mat_3.1, whole genome shotgun sequence includes:
- the Ccnd1 gene encoding G1/S-specific cyclin-D1 isoform X2, translated as MEHQLLCCEVETIRRAYPDTNLLNDRVLRAMLKTEETCAPSVSYFKCVQREIVPSMRKIVATWMLEVCEEQKCEEEVFPLAMNYLDRFLSLEPLKKSRLQLLGAACMFVASKMKETIPLTAEKLCIYTDNSIRPEELLQMELLLVNKLKWNLAAMTPHDFIEHFLSKMPEADENKQIIRKHAQTFVALCATDVKFISNPPSMVAAGSVVAAMQGLNLGSPNNFLSCYCTTHFLSRVIKCDPDCLRACQEQIEALLESSLRQAQQNVDPKATEEEGEAEGETDLACTPTDVRDVDI; from the exons ATGGAACACCAGCTCCTGTGCTGCGAAGTGGAGACCATCCGCCGTGCGTACCCTGACACCAACCTCCTCAACGACCGAGTGCTGCGAGCCATGCTCAAGACCGAGGAGACCTGCGCGCCCTCCGTGTCTTACTTCAAGTGCGTGCAGAGGGAGATTGTGCCGTCCATGCGGAAAATCGTGGCcacctggatgctggag GTCTGCGAGGAGCAGAAGTGTGAAGAGGAGGTCTTCCCGCTGGCCATGAACTACCTGGACCGCTTCTTGTCGCTGGAGCCCCTGAAGAAGAGCCGCCTGCAGCTGCTGGGGGCCGCCTGCATGTTCGTAGCCTCCAAGATGAAGGAGACCATTCCCCTGACCGCCGAGAAGTTGTGCATCTACACTGACAACTCGATCCGGCCCGAGGAGTTGCTG CAAATGGAACTGCTTCTGGTGAACAAGCTCAAGTGGAACCTGGCTGCCATGACTCCCCACGATTTCATCGAACACTTCCTCTCCAAAATGCCAGAGGCGGATGAGAACAAGCAGATCATCCGCAAGCATGCGCAAACCTTTGTGGCTCTCTGTGCCACAG ACGTGAAGTTCATTTCCAACCCCCCCTCCATGGTGGCTGCTGGGAGCGTGGTGGCCGCGATGCAGGGCCTGAACCTGGGCAGCCCCAACAACTTCCTGTCCTGCTACTGCACAACGCACTTTCTTTCCAGAGTGATCAAGTGTGACCCG GACTGCCTCCGCGCCTGCCAGGAACAGATTGAAGCCCTTCTGGAGTCTAGCCTGCGCCAAGCCCAGCAGAACGTTGACCCCAAGGCCACCGAAGAGGAGGGGGAAGCGGAGGGAGAGACTGACCTGGCCTGCACACCCACCGACGTGCGAGACGTGGACATCTGA
- the Ccnd1 gene encoding G1/S-specific cyclin-D1 isoform X1, which yields MEHQLLCCEVETIRRAYPDTNLLNDRVLRAMLKTEETCAPSVSYFKCVQREIVPSMRKIVATWMLEVCEEQKCEEEVFPLAMNYLDRFLSLEPLKKSRLQLLGAACMFVASKMKETIPLTAEKLCIYTDNSIRPEELLQMELLLVNKLKWNLAAMTPHDFIEHFLSKMPEADENKQIIRKHAQTFVALCATDVKFISNPPSMVAAGSVVAAMQGLNLGSPNNFLSCYCTTHFLSRVIKCDPVQALATSLWLNKDPLHLRPPLQDCLRACQEQIEALLESSLRQAQQNVDPKATEEEGEAEGETDLACTPTDVRDVDI from the exons ATGGAACACCAGCTCCTGTGCTGCGAAGTGGAGACCATCCGCCGTGCGTACCCTGACACCAACCTCCTCAACGACCGAGTGCTGCGAGCCATGCTCAAGACCGAGGAGACCTGCGCGCCCTCCGTGTCTTACTTCAAGTGCGTGCAGAGGGAGATTGTGCCGTCCATGCGGAAAATCGTGGCcacctggatgctggag GTCTGCGAGGAGCAGAAGTGTGAAGAGGAGGTCTTCCCGCTGGCCATGAACTACCTGGACCGCTTCTTGTCGCTGGAGCCCCTGAAGAAGAGCCGCCTGCAGCTGCTGGGGGCCGCCTGCATGTTCGTAGCCTCCAAGATGAAGGAGACCATTCCCCTGACCGCCGAGAAGTTGTGCATCTACACTGACAACTCGATCCGGCCCGAGGAGTTGCTG CAAATGGAACTGCTTCTGGTGAACAAGCTCAAGTGGAACCTGGCTGCCATGACTCCCCACGATTTCATCGAACACTTCCTCTCCAAAATGCCAGAGGCGGATGAGAACAAGCAGATCATCCGCAAGCATGCGCAAACCTTTGTGGCTCTCTGTGCCACAG ACGTGAAGTTCATTTCCAACCCCCCCTCCATGGTGGCTGCTGGGAGCGTGGTGGCCGCGATGCAGGGCCTGAACCTGGGCAGCCCCAACAACTTCCTGTCCTGCTACTGCACAACGCACTTTCTTTCCAGAGTGATCAAGTGTGACCCG GTCCAGGCCCTGGCCACTAGCCTCTGGCTAAACAAGGACCCCCTCCATCTCCGCCCGCCTCTCCAGGACTGCCTCCGCGCCTGCCAGGAACAGATTGAAGCCCTTCTGGAGTCTAGCCTGCGCCAAGCCCAGCAGAACGTTGACCCCAAGGCCACCGAAGAGGAGGGGGAAGCGGAGGGAGAGACTGACCTGGCCTGCACACCCACCGACGTGCGAGACGTGGACATCTGA